The following are from one region of the Sandaracinus amylolyticus genome:
- a CDS encoding YkvA family protein — protein MAEIDSKYLDTFPAWLRSLGEDAEKLAELLSGEALSSGARESIAGGLNYLFKSLDLIPDGIDDIGYLDDAFVLRVAADLAAAADEGNDPNASRALAALANDCETVRDFLGRDYTRLESYVKGLRKGAARGRSVADILGDASVREDFLGDVRGFAKTYEAPSFSREEKNLIKLRAFFDAKLPK, from the coding sequence ATGGCAGAGATCGATTCCAAGTACCTCGACACCTTCCCCGCGTGGCTGCGCAGCTTGGGCGAGGACGCGGAGAAGCTGGCCGAGCTCCTCTCGGGCGAGGCGCTCTCGTCCGGTGCGCGGGAGTCGATCGCGGGAGGCCTCAACTACCTCTTCAAGTCGCTGGACCTCATCCCCGACGGGATCGACGACATCGGCTATCTCGACGACGCCTTCGTGCTCCGCGTCGCGGCGGATCTCGCGGCGGCGGCCGACGAGGGGAACGACCCGAACGCGAGCCGCGCGCTCGCGGCGCTGGCGAACGACTGCGAGACGGTGCGTGACTTCCTGGGCCGCGACTACACGCGCCTGGAGAGCTACGTGAAGGGGCTGCGCAAGGGCGCGGCGCGCGGCCGCTCGGTGGCCGACATCCTCGGCGACGCGTCGGTGCGCGAGGACTTCCTCGGGGACGTGCGCGGCTTCGCGAAGACGTACGAGGCGCCCTCGTTCTCGCGCGAGGAGAAGAACCTGATCAAGCTCCGCGCGTTCTTCGACGCGAAGCTGCCGAAGTGA